The Lathyrus oleraceus cultivar Zhongwan6 chromosome 5, CAAS_Psat_ZW6_1.0, whole genome shotgun sequence genome includes the window TCCAAAATTATCTTTTAATTATAAAGAGGGAAATAAGATTTTTAGTTCTCTAATTGTGGATATTTTTGTGAAAATATCATAACGATTTTTTCTTTTAATATAAGTAAAGATCAGTGATGTATCTTATAATTTGTAAGAATCTATCAACAATACTTTTGTGATAGCACTGTCCTTAACGTaacattgatatgttggtaggTGGTTTGCCTCCGTGCCAGCTTCAACTCAGCCTAATCGACTCTACATCCACTCAGCAACATCCGGCGGCGCCACCAGCAACGTCGCATCCTTGCTAGCCAAAGGCTACCCACAGCAAACCATTTTCGACAGTCTTCACGACAACGGTCACGACTTCGGAATATATTACCAAAACATTCCAGCCACATTGTTCTACAGAAACTTAAGGAAACTCAAGTACACATTGAAATTTCACCCATACGACTTGTCGTTTAAGAATGACGCTAAAAATGGAAAGTTACCAAATTATGTTGTGGTGGAACAACGGTACACAGACACTAAGTTGTTTCCAGGGAATGATGATCATCCATCGCATGATGTTTATCAAGGACAGAAGTTTGTGAAGGAGGTGTATGAGACGCTGAGGGGTAGCCCGCAGTGGAATGAAACTCTGTTTTTGATTACGTATGATGAACATGGTGGGTTTTATGATCATGTGGCTACGCCTGTTCGTGGGGTGCCTAGTCCGGATGGAATTGTGGGGCCGGAGCCGTTTAATTTTACTTTTAATAGGTTGGGAGTAAGGGTTCCTACCATTGCTATCTCACCTTGGATTGAAAAGGGCACAGGTATGACTTTTTTTTTAAGTAGTCAAATTGTTATAATTCAATCTTTTAAAAATGAATAAGGGGTATCGCGAATTTAGACGGGACTCAATAATCGTAAACAGGATTTTTaaagtaataaaataaaattgattaataaaatttaaaaaattaattaataaaatcacaaaattggttaataaatattcaaatattaaaaataatttttattaataCACCAAAGTTGgttaattaaaaataaaaaataggttaataaaattataaaattgattaataaacATTCAATTGTTTAAATAAATTTTTAGCAGTCATCAAAATTGGTTAATACAATATAAAAAATTGGTTAATACAATAtaaaaaattgattaataaaattaTAGAATTGGTTAATCACACAATTTTATATCAATAtcattttatatatatatatatatatatatatatatatatatatatatatatatttttaataatctattttggaaaatatatattattataatattttacGTGAAGTACGAATATATATGTGTAGATTTTAATGTAGGTATAAATTTTAATATAGGAATACCATTTCTCTTATTTAAATCGGTGGACTGTTGTTATTTAAATCGGTGGAACTGTTGTGTGTAAATACTTGATTTATAAAATGAAATATTCATTTTCTTTACATCTTGGCACTTGGCAATTGTCCTCATGTTATTAATTGCACACCCATAACTAGTGCTTTTAATATTCTTAAAATGCATTCTTTTTGCTTTTGCAAAAATAAAAAATTGCACACCCATAACCTATTTAACTATTTGACACAAGTTTATAAATGGACAAATTTATATAACGTACTATGCAGGGGTGGGACCATATGCTTTTGGGTTTCAGACCCCTGTTGTAAAAGTGCACAATGTGAAAAGTGGTTTAGTATCATGCCACTTTTCTTATAAAGTACAAGCAAATCAGTTGCTTAATGTTTTAAGCAAGACTAGTTGTGGGGTAGCAATAATGCAAGAGAATTATGAATTTCTTGACTTATGGTTTAAGCTACACAAAGGGTTTATCTAATGCTTGAACTGGATTTTGTGTCTTAACTTGTAGTCTTGAACTAGTGTCATTttaatttataataatttttaAGAGTTCCGTATATATGTCCATAAGTGGAACAAATTTCATTTTATCAATCGGTTTTATAAGATGAGTTAGATCAAACACTATTTCTCTAATATGTTTTTAAGTGGAACAAATTTTACTCTATCAATCAATTTTATAAGATGAGTTAGATCAAACTCTTATTCTTTAATGGAATGAGAGCCTAGTTCAAGATCAGTTTAACCACCTGTTATCTGATTAATATATACATGAGATATTTATGTTTTGTCATATTTGTATAAATTAAGATATACCCAGAAGTAGAAAGTGTCAATGTGAAGCAAATGTATCTTGGATTGTTTGAGTAAGTTTCTTATAATAAGTAATATGTCCCCTTAGTTGGTTTTGTCCAAGCTCCAACTTATGGACAATTTGCAAAGTAGGAGGAAACTTCTGGGCTCTCTCATGAGTTCAAGATAGATGGGGAGAAAAAAAAGACTAGAATATGAAAATTCCTCCACTTGTTAatatcttttatttttttatttcataGTTGTCTTCTATCACAAGCAATTCTTTTTGCTATATTGATGCAGTCGTTCACGGGCCAAACGGATCACCGACTCCTACATCAGAATATGAACACTCATCCATTTCCGCGACAGTTAAGAAAATTTTCAATTTGCCTAATTTTCTTACCAAGAGAGATCAATGGGCTGGGACCTTCGAAGGTATTGTTAAAACCAGGAAACAACCCAGGACTGATTGCCCAGGTTAGTTCCTCACTCTTCATTGATTGTGTATATGAATTAAACCCTTCAATCAATATTTCCGGGCATGTTTTACACTTTGTTGATACTTGTTAGTGTTATTTTGATGCAGTTGAACTTCAAGCACCAGTAAAGTTAAGGAAAGGAGAGGCTAATGAAGATAAGAAACTGAGTGAATTTCAACAGGAGTTGATTCAACTAGCAGCAGTTCTTAAAGGAGACAATATATTCACTAGTTATCCAAATACAATCGGGAAAGACATGACTGTTAA containing:
- the LOC127085153 gene encoding non-specific phospholipase C2 — its product is MGTRIQTRKSSYTLLCFFTILTHLLLNSHAINNPIKTVVVLVMENRSFDHMLGWMKKLNPEINGVTGSESAPLSVTDPNSKRIFFKNQAHYVDPDPGHSFQAIREQIFGSEDTSADPAPMNGFAQQGYSMDNTTAMSQDVMNGFEPNMVSVYKTLVSEFAVFDRWFASVPASTQPNRLYIHSATSGGATSNVASLLAKGYPQQTIFDSLHDNGHDFGIYYQNIPATLFYRNLRKLKYTLKFHPYDLSFKNDAKNGKLPNYVVVEQRYTDTKLFPGNDDHPSHDVYQGQKFVKEVYETLRGSPQWNETLFLITYDEHGGFYDHVATPVRGVPSPDGIVGPEPFNFTFNRLGVRVPTIAISPWIEKGTVVHGPNGSPTPTSEYEHSSISATVKKIFNLPNFLTKRDQWAGTFEGIVKTRKQPRTDCPVELQAPVKLRKGEANEDKKLSEFQQELIQLAAVLKGDNIFTSYPNTIGKDMTVKQGKSYMDEAVKRFFEAGRYAKKMGVSDEHIVKMKPSLTTRSSKSLKNTNP